In Chitinophaga oryzae, the sequence GATCGGCAGGATAGTGTTGGTATAGCTGTCGCGTCCTGCATATACTTCGCTGGAGAACTGCATCAGTTCCTGCGAGTTCATGAGGTCGTACATGCCATAGGTAGGGCGCTGGCCTATAGAAAAGTTGTTGGAATAGGAAACAGCCAGCTGGCCGGGGCGTGCTCTTTTGGTGGTGAGCACGATCACGCCGTTGGCGGCCTGTGAGCCATAGATAGCCGTAGCGGAGGCATCTTTCAGCACCGTGATGGTTTCGATGTCATTGGGATTGAGCCATGCGATGGCGTTGGAGGCTATCAGGCGGAGTTCCTGTATGTCGCCTGCGAGGGAACCGTTTCCGTCGGGGATGGGCAGGGGATCGCGCTGGATGATGCCGTCTACCACCCACAGTGGTTCCTGGTTACCGAGAAGGGTGGAGGTACCGCGGATGCGGATTTTAGGGCTGCCGCCCACCTGGCCTGTCTGCGTCATCACGGACATGCCGGGCACAACGCCCTGAAGCATCTGGTCAATGGAGGTTTCCCCGGCCACTTTGATATCGTCGGCTTTTACGGAAAAGACGGAACCGGCATATACGTTTTTGTTCACGTTCATATAGCCGGTGATCACCACATTGTTGATCTCATAGTCTTTCCGGTTGAGGGTGATGTTCAGCACCAGGTTATTTCCTTCTGTCACCAGTAAGGAGCCTGACTGGGCTTTATTGACCGTGTAGGCGGTATACCCTTTGTCGGATTTCCGCACGCCGATTTCCAGGGATTCAAAGCCCAGCATGGAGATTTGTATCACGGCATCTTCCGGGAGATGGTTGAAGTAGAAGGTGCCATTGCCGGACGTTATGGTGCCTGTGACGGTGTTTTTAATTCTTACGGACACGCCGGGCAGCAGTTCGCCGTTGGTGGCGCGAATGGTACCGGTAATGGTAGTAGGGGCCCATGCGGCGCCGTCAGGTATCGCTTTACGGGATAATACGATGGTTTTGTCCTTAATGACATAGGTAACGGGCATGCCTTTCAGCATTTCATCGAGCAGGGCTGTCAGTGGCATATCCTTCGCAGACAGCGATACGGTGCCGGTTTCACTGATCGTGTTGTTGTTACTGAAGACAACGTAACCGGTTTGTTGTTTGATGGCAGCAAATACCTGCCGGAGCGGTATCGTTTTACCCGAAATGGTGACAGTTTGCGCGTGTCCTGAGGCGCTTGCCTGCAGGATGGCGGTGGTTAAAAGTACAGCAGTCAGTCTCATTGCCAGAAAGATTTTGGTTGGGCCGGCTCCTTTTACCCGGTGTTCGGGTGGCCAATAGCGTTTTTTTTGCATAAATTGCATGAGATTTGGTTGTTACTAAATGTGTCTTGCAACAGACGTTTTTGAAACGAACTAAGTCATAAGTACCGTCACGGCCGCAATCCGTGACGGTTTTTTATTGGTTAGTTTTTGACAATATTTACCCGTGCCGGATAAATCCGGCTAAAAAAATGCATCCTCTTTCGGTTTTACGTTGTTATTTGTTGAGCACTATCAGTTTGCGCCCTTCTACTCTAAAGTCGACTTCTGTTCGTTTTAAAATATCCAGCAGGTCGGTCAAGGCAATTTGTCTGCTCAGTTCCCCGATAAACCGGGTATGAGGAATGCCGTTTTCGTATATAACTTCAATATCATACCATCGTTCCAGCTGTCGCATGACCTCCTCGAGGTCTGCGCCGTCAAAGTTGAACAAGCCATTTTTCCAGGCTAATATTTTATCGGTCGGTTGGTTGACCGCGACGGTGATCTGTTGGCCGGCTATCTGCGCCTGTTGGCCCGGCGTCAGGACTACGGCTTTTTTATAATCTGTTGATGGCACTCCTACCCTTACGCCTCCGTTGAGCAGCGTGGTACGGATGGCCTGTTCATTTTCGTAGGCGTTGATATTAAAGGAAGTGCCCAGTACTTCTATGTCTGCTTTGTCTTTTACCTGTACGATGAATGGTTTGCCGGCATTTTTCACCACATCGAAATAGGCTTCGCCGGTCACCTCCACCCTTCTTTCGTTGCCGGTGAAACTGGTGGGATACCTGAGGGAGCTGGCTGCGTTCAGCCATACGTTGGTACCGTCCGGCAGCGTCACGCGGAACTGCCTGCCTTTGGGCGTCGTCATTTTATTGTACTGCATGGCTGCGGTGCCGGCCACGGTCGGGTCATACACCAGCTGCCCATCCGCCATGACGATGGAGGCGCCGCTTTGTTTGGCCACGACACCGTTGTTCAGGCTGTCGAGCACTACCTGGCGGCCATCCGACAGGGTGAGAATGGCGCCCTGCTTCCCGGGTTCGATGATCGCCGGTGCGGCCGCTACGAACGTGGCAGGCTGACGGTAGGCATACCGGTAGTAAGTACCTCCTGCCAGCAGCAATACCGCCGCAGCTGCTGCCCAGCCCCACTTCCGGAGCGGGGAAAGCGTGCGTGCAGGCGTAACTGTTTCCCTGAACGCAGGTATCTGCTCGCTGATCCTGGCGCTGATCCGGGCTGAATTATACGCATAGTATTGTTGCAGGTGGCGTGTCAGCTGCTCCGGGCTGGTCATCTCCGTAAAGAGCGCACGATTGCTGTCGGCAGCATTGATCCACGCTTCCAGCGCCTTTTCTTCGTTGGCGTCCAGGCTATCATCCAGGTATTTACCGATTAATCCCGCTATGTATTGATTCTTGTCAGTCATGCTATACTACTAAAACAACTCAACCGGTCTTTTATACCGGTGCGAATTCAATTTTTTTTATGAATTCAGCCATTTGAGGGTCAAATAGAGCATGGGTAAGGAAAGTAACTTATTTTTAAGGATGGCCGTCCGCAATAATGCGACGCCTTTGGCTTTCTGGTTCAGCACCGTCTGGTAAGCCATATTCAGCTCTTCTGCTATTTCCGGCGCGCTTTTGCCTTCTATGATGGCCAGGCGCACCACCTGCCGGCATTGGAAAGGGAGTTTCTCTATTTCGCCGGAGATAAACTGCAGGACTTCCGTTTTGATATAGGCATTCTCTGCATCTACAGAAAACCGTTCGGCCCCTCTTTCGATCGAATGATGGACATCATCGTGTCTTTTCCGGGCCTTCAGGTAATTTAAAGCCGCATTTTTTGCGGCGGTGAACAAAAAAGATTTCAGCTGGCCTAACGAAGGGAAATGTTCCTTCCGTTGAAAAGCATGAATAAAACATTCGCTGGCGATATCTTCCGCCGCCAGGGTGTCGCCGGTCAGCTGCTCTGCAAAAAAACAGAGCGGCCGTTGAAACAGCGCATACACCTGGTGCAATGCCTTGCGTTCTCCCTGCTGAAAGAAATATATCAGCTCCGTTTCCCCATATGCTTCGATGGTCGACAATTCGTTGTTATTCAATTGGAGGCACAAACTAGGGCAAAAATTTCAAAAATTAGCCATTTTTTTAAAGATTTTACCTGAGAGGGAGGCCTTAGCTACTTTGGAAGAACGGAACCCGACTATTTTGAATTCAAACTGTTACCGCGCGGCCGATAATATTTTACAGGTCATTTCCGTGGTTTTGTCTTTTGCAAAGTCCGACCGGTTGGATAACCAGACAGATGCCGGTAAAAGTTTTAGCGACCGGAGCCGGCTCACGGGCCTCACAGGATGAAAGCGGATTGTGTTATATTGCAGGGGACCAGCATTTCCTCAACGCTAACCTATCATCCTCATGAAGAAGCTATGCTGTATTCTTTTTAGCCTGGCGACGCTCCATGCAACATATGCGCAGTCGCAGCAACTAAGTTACTACGATACCCTTACGCTGGGTGGCTTACAACAGGTCATCGCCGTAAATGGCAACCCCAACGGACCGGTACTGCTGTTTCTCCATGGCGGCCCCGGCGAATCCCGCATCCCCGAAATGGAGAAAGTTACCGGGCTGCTGAGGGAGAAATTTTGTGTTGTGATGTGGGACCAACGGGAAACAGGGTTAACATTGCAATTAAATGCTTCTCCGGTCCCTCCTTCGCTTCCTGTAGTGGCCGAAGACGCCTACAGCCTTGTGGAGCAACTGAAGAAGAAGTTCAATAAAAATAAGATTTACCTGCTGGGCGAGTCCTGGGGATGCCTCGTTGGGTTCAGACTGGCAGCGGACCACCCGGAGTCAATTGCCGCGCTGATGGTAGTCTGTCCGGTAGTAGACCAGCAACGCAGCGAGCGCCATGCGCTGGATACGATAAAAGCATGGGCAACGGCCAACAACAACCAAACAGCATTAGCTGAACTAAGCGGTGTTGCCGTGCCGTTTAAGCATCCGGACGATCTGTATTATGCGAGAAAGTGGATGAACCAGTTATCCGGAAGGCCATTCCCTGAAAAGGATTCCATACGAATAAAAGCATATCTCCGGGAGTGGAACAAAACGTGGATGAAGCCCTGGAATGAGGCCACAGCAGTGCCGCTGTCCAAATCTGTCAAAAAACTGAAGATGCCTGTTTACTTTTTTCTCGGTGGCAAAGATCTTCAGACAAATGCCGTATACTCCAAAGCCTACTTCAATAAACTAAAGGCCCCTGAAAAGAAAGTATACTGGTTTAAAAATGACGGGCATCTGCTGATGTACACCTCAGCAGCGGAGGTCCAGAAGATAATTCTGAATGAGGTGCTGCCGGATGTGTTTCGATTCCGGCGGTAAATTACCTCCGTACGATCTTCTTTATTACAAATTTATTAAAAAAGAATTCCCTGTAGATACTACCTATTGGGATTTCGTTGGTACCGATGTACACCGT encodes:
- a CDS encoding FecR family protein, with product MTDKNQYIAGLIGKYLDDSLDANEEKALEAWINAADSNRALFTEMTSPEQLTRHLQQYYAYNSARISARISEQIPAFRETVTPARTLSPLRKWGWAAAAAVLLLAGGTYYRYAYRQPATFVAAAPAIIEPGKQGAILTLSDGRQVVLDSLNNGVVAKQSGASIVMADGQLVYDPTVAGTAAMQYNKMTTPKGRQFRVTLPDGTNVWLNAASSLRYPTSFTGNERRVEVTGEAYFDVVKNAGKPFIVQVKDKADIEVLGTSFNINAYENEQAIRTTLLNGGVRVGVPSTDYKKAVVLTPGQQAQIAGQQITVAVNQPTDKILAWKNGLFNFDGADLEEVMRQLERWYDIEVIYENGIPHTRFIGELSRQIALTDLLDILKRTEVDFRVEGRKLIVLNK
- a CDS encoding RNA polymerase sigma factor, translating into MCLQLNNNELSTIEAYGETELIYFFQQGERKALHQVYALFQRPLCFFAEQLTGDTLAAEDIASECFIHAFQRKEHFPSLGQLKSFLFTAAKNAALNYLKARKRHDDVHHSIERGAERFSVDAENAYIKTEVLQFISGEIEKLPFQCRQVVRLAIIEGKSAPEIAEELNMAYQTVLNQKAKGVALLRTAILKNKLLSLPMLYLTLKWLNS
- a CDS encoding alpha/beta fold hydrolase, with the protein product MKKLCCILFSLATLHATYAQSQQLSYYDTLTLGGLQQVIAVNGNPNGPVLLFLHGGPGESRIPEMEKVTGLLREKFCVVMWDQRETGLTLQLNASPVPPSLPVVAEDAYSLVEQLKKKFNKNKIYLLGESWGCLVGFRLAADHPESIAALMVVCPVVDQQRSERHALDTIKAWATANNNQTALAELSGVAVPFKHPDDLYYARKWMNQLSGRPFPEKDSIRIKAYLREWNKTWMKPWNEATAVPLSKSVKKLKMPVYFFLGGKDLQTNAVYSKAYFNKLKAPEKKVYWFKNDGHLLMYTSAAEVQKIILNEVLPDVFRFRR